The DNA sequence GAAAGCGTCCTTCGTTCGAGCCAGCGTTCATAACGGAAACGCGATTTCGACACTCTTGGTGCCCACAAGGCAGTAGTTTCAAGATTGCGGCGATTGTCATGAGTTGTCCAAGGATCGCGAAAATCTACAACAAGCTTCTTGCGAGTCAAAAATGAGAGAATGAGGGCAATTACATGACCGCTCTCCGGCGGCGACGTCGAGAGTATGACGTCGATTTTCTCTCGCCAGATAATCCAAAGACCTTTAACAATCGCAAACGGAATCCAGCCTACTTTCCCGTCTGGGGTGTTCACGAAGTTATGAATGACATTTCGCAGCGGAGTCAGAACAAATCGCTTGAGTGGAGATTGGCGGACAGGGGTTGCAGGCGAGTTAGAATCGCCGCTTACGCGGGGCTTAGCTGGCTGAGCTTGATACTGTCGCCGTCCGTAAATTTTCTCGAAGACCCAGTCCTCAATGCGAACAAACTCAAATGAATATGCTTTGTATATCTTAGTATTTTCAGGCAATTCTTTGAGAAGGCTGTCATCAATGATTTTGGTGTCAGGATTCTTAACGGAGAGAATAACTGGCCGCCACCCGAAATCAGGAAGATATTTCGAGAATTTCACTGGGCGATATATCCCAGCGCTTCTAGCTGGCGGGAAGTGATAAGCTATTATCAGAACACTCTTCATTATTCCTGTCCTTGTTCAATCGGTGCATTCATACTGAACTAATCGGCATTGTCAACTGATTGGTACATTGAACCGTCTTTCTTCTCACAAGTGTAACGATTTTTGCCAATTTCAAGGTACGTTCCTTGTAGAAAGCCAATTCTGCTTAATGTCTGATTGTTGCGACAGATTGCCGAATAGTACGCATCGGTCGACAAATCGCCTGACTGCAATGATTGTTCGCCTAAACGAAGATAGGCATCTACTTCAGCTGTTGGTGAACGATAGATCAGCGCAAAATTCGGTGTAACCGCGGAATTTGCAATTCTGATGGGATTTAACTCAATTGTTGCGCGTCGTTCGCCAGAGTGCTGCGTTTCAAGTGCAATTACAGTGATCAGGGTAGAACTAGCCTGCTCGGGCACACTAATCCTAAGTGATTTGGACGGTATCTTAGTGTTGTATTCAGGAGAAATCCAGTCATCTTCCACCTTGAAATTGATGTTTGACCCGAATGCTTCTTTTACAGCAAACGAATATCCGTAGTCACCAATAGACGAATGGATAAATCCGACGCCGTCCTTGATTTCAGCATCAAAGCCCTGCCCCAAATGAAGAGAAGCTGTCCAGTTCGCCGAAGCCTTTGCGACGATCTTGTCTACGATAACCAAGAAATATGGGGCATGGCAGAGAAACTCGCGAGTGTGCGAATAGTCGCCAGCAGATTCCAGGACGCCTCGACAACTCAACAGCGGGCCTTTGTGCGAAGGTTCTTCTGCGGTCACCCTTGACATTAAGTTAGGCGAATCGTCATACCCTGCTTGATTCTCCCCGTTCCGAGAGACTGTGTTGTGGCGAAGAGTATGCCGGAAATACCGATGCCAGTTCTGTCTATTGAGTTCTCGAAATCGTGGACGCAGTGTCGAATAGAGTTTCTTGAACTCTTTCCGCAGTTTTATCCGCCATGGAAGGAAATTGAGCTCCGACATGAAGATCGGTGCATAGGTAAATCGTCCAGGATCAACCAGCACATTAGCTCTTTCGGTGTGAAATATGAACTGCAGATCATCAGCATGCGAATGACCTTCTCGTCCGCGTGCAGGCTTCCCCGAGCAATCCAGTAACAAGTACCCGGTTCCTTCTCTTTCGGTTTGCCAACGCAAGACTGTCCATCCGGTTTCCTGTAACCGGTCGAAAGTAAGAATGCCGGGAGGAACCGGCGATTTTGCCGAAGTAAATTTTCCAGTAGATTCAGGTCCAAGCACCGCCTTAGCATAATTTAAGACATAGTCAACGTCAAAGGAGTCAGAATC is a window from the bacterium genome containing:
- a CDS encoding alginate lyase family protein, whose product is MGNRAPNSLAIELVRKQLLMAGDLSDSEVVAVFRSGVGRFWPNSDVNSSEFRARFPVPECLVNMARLLEEDKVQYWQPWHMEKTPRPEKIGKRIIWEAAPNGDEEWSHALVRFTHMVDLAASCKLTNDARFLQIYRRHLQEFFRARVKSSPLWGNRLDSAIRLMNLAKSYDLIRRDEDLLECDHYAILSLMTMEACLLEAKLGTRVGNWEFFITTSLLTTSIYLENVLNTTTWKKRASERLNEIIESEILADGSLIEQVPMYHGQCILTILDLLLAQKANSKQPSTELVEIVFKMTEVLAKIMDPQGQLPPIGDSDSFDVDYVLNYAKAVLGPESTGKFTSAKSPVPPGILTFDRLQETGWTVLRWQTEREGTGYLLLDCSGKPARGREGHSHADDLQFIFHTERANVLVDPGRFTYAPIFMSELNFLPWRIKLRKEFKKLYSTLRPRFRELNRQNWHRYFRHTLRHNTVSRNGENQAGYDDSPNLMSRVTAEEPSHKGPLLSCRGVLESAGDYSHTREFLCHAPYFLVIVDKIVAKASANWTASLHLGQGFDAEIKDGVGFIHSSIGDYGYSFAVKEAFGSNINFKVEDDWISPEYNTKIPSKSLRISVPEQASSTLITVIALETQHSGERRATIELNPIRIANSAVTPNFALIYRSPTAEVDAYLRLGEQSLQSGDLSTDAYYSAICRNNQTLSRIGFLQGTYLEIGKNRYTCEKKDGSMYQSVDNAD